CCGATCCCGGACGTCGCTCCCGTCACCAATGCAGTTGTCATACCACGACCGTAGTGGGCGCCGGGGCGCGCCCGACGCGGGCGGGGCGGGTCCGCGGCTACGGCCTGGCCCTGCGCGCGCCGGCGTCCACCAGGTCACGGCGGGCCCGGCCGAGCAGCTCCTCGCGCTCGTCCTCCGTCAGGCCGCCCCACACGCCGTACGGCTCGCGCACCGACAGGGCGTGCGCCGCGCACTCGGCCCGCACCGGGCAGCGCATGCACACTTCCTTCGCCGCTTCTTCGCGGGAGCTGCGCGCGGCGCCGCGCTCCCCCTCCGGGTGGAAGAACAGTGAGCTGTCCACGCCCCGGCAGGCGGCCAGCAGTTGCCAGTCCCACAGGTCGGCGTTGGGGCCAGGAAGGCGGGAGAAATCTGCCATGACAGTGTCCCATCGTCATCGAGGCTGGAGGAAGGGATGTAAATATGACTACCAGCTGAATATAGCGCTATCCCCTCCAAGTCGGTCCATAAGCCCTTGAAAGGGCAAAAACGGATGTTCGGCGTGTTTAGCCGGTGCCGCGACGGCGTGACGATGCGGTCACGTACAGTGCTGCTGCTGTGAGGTTGGAGGCCGTAACTCTTTCGGGTGACCGTCGTTGAGAGGGCGGAGGCGGTTGACACGGCTTGTCAATCGCACAGGTGACGACACACGACTGCCTGGAGGCTCAAGTGCGCATCAGCTGCGGAGGGCGACCATGACTTCCGTCCTTGTCTGCGACGACTCCCCGCTCGCCCGGGAGGCGCTCCGCCGCGCGGTCGCGACCGTGCCCGGCGTCGAGCGGGTCACGACGGCCGCCAACGGCGAGGAGGTCCTGCGCCGCTGGGGTGCCGACCGTTCCGACCTGATTCTGATGGACGTCCGAATGCCCGGCCTCGGCGGAGTGGAAACCGTGCGCCGGCTTCTTTCCGCCGACCCCGGCGCGCGCATCATCATGCTGACCGTCGCGGAGGACCTCGACGGCGTGGCGCTGGCCGTGGCCGCGGGCGCCCGCGGCTACCTGCACAAGGACGCGTCCCGCGCCGAGCTGCGCGCGACGGTCACCCAGGCGCTGGCCGACCCGACCTGGCGGCTGGCGCCGCGGCGGCTGCGTTCCTCGGACATGGGTGCCGCCCCGACCCTGACCGCGCGCGAGATCCAGGTGCTCGAAGGGATGAGCCACGGCCGTTCCAACGCCGAGATCGGACGTGAGCTTTTTCTCTCCGAGGACACGGTCAAGACGCACGCCCGCAGGCTGTTCAAGAAGCTCGGTGCCTCGGACCGCGCGCACGCCGTCGCGCTGGGGTTCCGCTGGGGACTCGTCCGCTGAACGAGAGGACCGGACGGGGACGCGGCCACGGGCGGCACCCCGTCCGGTGAGGTGCGGTCGCCCAAAAGAATCCTGGTTGACGCATCCTTGGAAGTATGACGCTCCTTGGGGACGAGTCGACCAGGTGCGAGGGGAGGGCCCGGGACATGTCGTTCGGCACTCCCGCGCACAACGCTCCCGCCGCATATAACGCTTCGGTGCACAACTCCGCCCGCGGTGGTCCGGAAGCCGCGGCGACGGTGCACCATGGACCGATGCGCGATGACGAGGCGACGGCGATCGGCACGCTCGTACATCGCGCGGCCGAAGGGGACGCGCAGGCCACACACGATCTGCTGGCCCACGTGCACCCGCTCGCGTTGCGCTACTGCCGCATGCGCCTGGCCCGGCTGCCCGGCGAGGCCAGGCACTTCGTGGACGACCTCGCGCAGGAGGTCTGCCTCGCGGTGCTGTGCGCGCTCCCGCGCTACCGGGACACCGGGAGACCGTTCGACGCCTTCGTCGTGGCCATCGCGCAGCACAAGGTGGCCGACCTGCAACGGGCCGCGCTGCGCGGTCCCGGCAGCACCGCCGTGCCCTCGGACGAGATGCCGGAACGCCCCGACGACTCGCTCGGGCCCGAGGAGCGGGCGCTGCTGAGCAGCGACGCCGAATGGGCCCGCACCCTGCTGGCCAGCCTGCCCGCCCACCTGCGCGAGCTGGTGCTGCTCCGGGTCGCGATCGGGCTGACCGCGGAGGAGACGGGGCAGAAGCTCGGCATGTCCCCCGGTGCGGTGCGCGTGGCGCAGCACCGCGCGCTGAGCAGGCTGCGGGCGCTGGCCGGGCGCTGAGCCATCCCGGTGATGGCCGTAGCATGGGAAGCGCATGCGGGTAGCGCTGGAAAGGCTGTCATGACTGATTACGCGGGTGAGGTGCCGGAGAAGTTCGCGGCGCTCGGGCTGACCTTCGACGACGTGTTGCTGCTGCCCGGCGCGGCGAACATGGAGCCGGGCGACATCGACACCTCATCGCGCGTCTCCCGCAACGTGCGCGTGCGCGTGCCGCTGCTCTCCGCCGCGATGGACCGGGTGACCGAGGCGCGCATGGCCATCGCCATGGCGCGCCAGGGCGGGGTGGGCGTCCTGCACCGCAACCTCTCGGTGGAGGAGCAGGCCGCGCAGGTCGACCGGGTGAAGCGGTCCGAGGCCGGCATGGTCACCGACCCCATCACGATCCGCCCCGACGCCACGCTGCGCGAGGCCGACGAGCTGTGCGGCCGGTTCCGGATCAGCGGGGTGCCCGTGACCGACGCGGGCGGGCGGCTGCTCGGCATCGTCACCAACCGTGACATGGCGTTCGAGCCGGACCGCAGCCGCCAGGTGCGCGAGGTCATGACGCCGATGCCGCTGGTCACCGGCAAGGTCGGGATCTCCGGCCCGGACGCGATGGAGCTGCTGCGGCGCCACAAGATCGAGAAGCTGCCGCTGGTGGACGGCGAGGGCCTGCTCAAGGGCCTGATCACCGTCAAGGACTTCGTCAAGGCCGAGCAGTACCCGAACGCGGCGAAGGACGCGGAGGGGCGCCTGATCGTCGGCGCGGCCGTCGGGGTCGCGGGCGACGCCTACGACCGCGCGCAGGCGCTGATCGAGGCGGGGGTCGACTTCATCGTGGTCGACACCGCGCACGGCCATTCCCGGCTCGTTCCCGACATGGCCGCCAAGATCAAGTCCAACCACGGCGACGTGGACGTCGTCGCGGGCAACGTGGCGACCCGCGACGGCGCGCAGGCGCTGGTCGACGCGGGTGTGGACGGCATCAAGGTCGGGGTCGGCCCCGGCTCCATCTGCACCACCCGCGTGGTCGCCGGCATCGGCGTGCCGCAGGTGACCGCGATCTACGAGGCGTCGCTCGCGGCGCGCGAGGCGGGCATCCCCGTGATCGGGGACGGCGGCCTCCAGTACAGCGGCGACATCGCCAAGGCCCTGGTCGCGGGGGCGGACACGGTCATGCTCGGCAGCCTGCTCGCCGGGTGCGAGGAGTCGCCGGGCGAGCTGCTGTTCATCAACGGCAAGCAGTTCAAGTCCTACCGCGGGATGGGCTCCCTCGGCGCCATGCAGTCGCGCGGGGAGCGGCGTTCCTACTCCAAGGACCGCTACTTCCAGAACGAGGTCTCCGACGACGACAAGCTGATCCCCGAGGGCGTCGAGGGCCAGGTGCCCTACCGAGGGCCGCTCGCCTCCGTGGTGCACCAGCTCGTCGGCGGTCTGCACCAGTCGATGTACTACCTCGGCGGGCGGACGGTCCCGGAGATCAAGGAGCACGGCAGGTTCGTGCGCATCACCTCGGCCGGGCTCAAGGAGAGCCACCCGCACGACATCCAGATGACGACCGAGGCACCGAACTACTCGCGGCGCTAGTCCGGCCGCGGCGCAAGGAGAACTTCACCGTGACGGAAATCGAGATCGGCCGCGGCAAGCGCGGGCGGCGGGCGTACGCGTTCGACGACATCGCCGTGGTGCCGAGCCGGCGCACGCGTGATCCGAAAGAGGTCTCGATCGCCTGGCAGATCGACGCCTACCGGTTCGAGCTGCCGTTCCTGGCGGCCCCGATGGACTCGGTCGTCTCGCCGGCCACGGCGATCCGCATCGGTGAGTCGGGCGGCCTCGGCGTGCTGAACCTGGAGGGTCTGTGGACCCGCTACGAGGACCCCGAGCCGCTGCTCGACGAGATCACCGAGCTGGAGGAGTCCGCGGCGAACCGCAGGCTCCAGGAGATCTACGCCGCGCCGATCCAGGAGGAGCTGATCTTCCGGCGCATCCGTGAGGTCAGGGAGGCCGGCGTGGTCACGGCCGCGGCGCTCTCGCCGCAGCGGACCGCGCAGTTCTCCAAGGCGGTGCTCGACGCGGGCGTCGACATCTTCGTGATCCGCGGCACGACCGTCTCGGCCGAGCACGTCTCCAGCGCGGCCGAGCCGCTGAACCTCAAGCAGTTCATCTACGAGCTCGACGTGCCGGTGATCGTCGGCGGCTGCGCGACCTACACCGCGGCCCTCCACCTGATGCGGACCGGGGCCGCCGGGGTGCTCGTCGGGTTCGGCGGCGGCGCGGCGCACACGACGCGGAACGTGCTGGGCATCCAGGTGCCGATGGCGACCGCGGTGGCCGATGTCGCCGCGGCCCGCAGGGACTACATGGACGAGTCGGGCGGGCGTTACGTGCACGTCATCGCGGACGGCGGCGTCGGCTGGTCGGGCGACCTGCCGAAGGCCATCGCGTGCGGGGCCGACGCGGTGATGATGGGCTCGCCGCTCGCGCGCGCGAGCGACGCCCCCGGGCGCGGCCACCACTGGGGCATGGAGGCCGTGCACGAGGACGTGCCGCGCGGCAAGAAGGTGCACCTGGGCACCGTGGGCACCACGGAGGAGATCCTGACGGGCCCCTCGCAGATCCCGGACGGCTCGATGAACTTCTTCGGCGCCCTGCGCCGGGCGATGGCGACCACGGGCTACTCGGAGCTGAAGGAGTTCCAGCGGGTCGAGGTCACGATCGCCGAGTCCCGCTGAGCGCGGACTCCGGGGCGGCCGTCCGCCCCGGAGTCGCGGGCCCGTTGTGCGACGCGCGTCAGCGGCGCCGCCAGGGCCCGGTGATCGCGAGCAGGATGCCGGGTTCCTGGATGCTGGCGTACAGCGTGTTGCCGTCCGGCGAGAACGTCACCCCGGCGAACTCGCTGTACTCCGGCTCCTCGCGGGTGCCGATGTTGACCTCGTTGCGGGCGAGCGCGAACGTGCCGCCGTGCGGGTCGGTGCCGAACAGGTGCTGCAAGCCCTCGCCGTCCTCCGCGATGACCAGGCCGCCGTAGGGCGAGACCGTGATGTTGTCGGGGCCGTCGGGGCGGCGCCCGCCGAGCGGGCGCGGGTTCACGCCGAAGCGCACCTTGAGGGTGGCGGTGCGGCGCCTCGGGTCGTAGAACCAGACCTGCCCGTCGTGCGGTTCGCCCGGACTCTCGTCCCTGGCGTAGGACGACACGAAGTACGCGCCGCCGTCGCCCCACCACATGCCTTCGAGCTTGCGGCCACGGGTGACGCGGCCCGGGCCGAACTGCTCGCGCACGGGCGTGTCCCGTGCGTCGCGGTCGGGCACGGGCACCCAGTCCACGCCGAGCACCGTGCCCGGCTCGGTGACGCGCGAGAGGTCGTCGACGAACCGGCCGCGGTCGTCGAAGCAGCGGAACGCCTCGAACGCGCCGTCCTCGTCGGCCAGCCGGCCGAGCCGCCCGCGGCCGTGCCTGAACCCGTCGGGGGGCGTCCAGCGGTAGAAGAGGCCGTTCGGCTCGTCGGCGTCCTCCGTGAGGTAGAGATGGCCGCGCCGCGGGTCGACGACGACGGCCTCGTGGTCGAAGCGCCCCAGGGCCTTGATCGGCCGCGGTCCGCGGCCGGCGGACCGGCTGCGCGGGTCGACCTCGAACACGTAGCCGTGGTCGCGGGTCATGCCGTTCTCGCCGGCGAGGTCGGAGTTCTCCTCGCAGGTGAGCCACGTGCCCCACGGCATGGTGCCGCCCGCGCAGTTGTTGGAGGTGCCGGCGATGCCGACCCACTCGGTGACCCGCCCGTGCGGGTCGACCTCGACGACCGTGCAGCCGCCGGGCGCGGCCGGGTCGTACACCAGTCCCTCGGTGAGGGGCACGGGGTGCTCCCACTCGGAACGGGGGCCGTCCATCTCGTGGTTGACGACGAGCAGCACGGTGCCGCGCGGCCCTTCGAAGGTGCCGGTGCCGTCGTGGTTGCCCGGCGTGTACTCGCCGGTGGTCAGCCGGGTGCCGCCGGTGCGGGTGAGGACGCGGTAGCGGAAACCCTCGGGCAGGGACAGCACGCCCTCGGGGTCGGGCACGAGCGGCCCGTAGCCGGCCCCGCCGCCCGGGCGGCCGGGCCCGCCCGCGAGCGCGCCGGGCGCGCTCGCCAGGACCCCCACGCTGCCGGTGAGTGCCACCCCGGTACCGAGGGCGGAGCGGCCCACGAAGGCCCGGCGGCTGAGGCCGGGCGTTCCGCCTGACGCGGTCACGTGTTCGTCTGCGCTCATGGGACATCACCTTGGCGCCGCGGGGAGAATGGCGCCTGAACGCTAGGCGAAGCCGCCCGTACGTCACAACCGGTGTGCTGCCCCCGCGGGCGTCGCGCCCCTGGTGTCGAACAGCAACTGGGCCTTGGTCGCCAGCCCTTGCAGGTCGTACGTGCCGTGGTGCTGGAGCAGCAGGGTCAGGTCGGCGGCGGCGACGGCGTCGTGCAGCGAGTCGGCCCGCGCGACCGGTCGGCCTGCCACGCGCCACTCGGCGGTGAACGGATCGTGGAAGGTCAGCCGCGCGCCGAGCCCGAGCAGCCGGGAGGCGATCTCCCCGGCCGGGGAGCCCGTCAGGTCCGGGAGGTCGGGACGGTAGGTGACGCCGAGCAGCAGCACGTGGGCGCCGCGCACCGACTTGCCGTGCTCGTTCAGCAGGGCGGCAGCCCGTTCGGTGACGTACCGGGGCATGCGCTCATTGACCTGGCGCGCGACGTCCACCAGCCTGAGCCGGCCGCCGGGGTCGCCTGGCGCCGCGTGGCCGCCCGCGCCCGGGCCCGGCCTGAACGCGAGGAAGCCGAACGGCTTGGTCTCGGCGCAGCGCACGACATCCCACAGGTCGATGTTCAACTCGTGGCAGAGGACGGCCATTTCGTTGACGAGGGCGATGTTGACGTGGCGGAAGTTCGTCTCCAGGAGCTTGACCGCCTCGGCCTCGCGCAGCCCCCTGGCCCGCACCACCTTGTCGGTCAGCCGGCCGTAGAACGCGGCGGCTGCCTCGGTGCAGGCGGGCGTGAGGCCGCCGATGACGCGCGGCACGTTGGCGTAGTGGAACGTGCGGCTGCCCGGGTCGAGCCGCCCGGGGGCGTGCGCCAGGTGGAAGTCGTGACCGGCGCGCAGCCCCGAGCCGCGTTCGAGCAGGGGGCGCACGATGTCCTGCGTCGTGCCGGGGTGCACGGCGGATTCGACCACGACCAGCGTGCGCGGGCGCAGTACGGGCGCCAGGGCGCCGGCCGCCGCGCGGACCGCGCCGAGGTCGGGGGCGCGCCCGGCGCCCGGCGGCGTCGGCGCGCAGATCAGCGCGGTGCGGACCCGGCCGAGCACCGCGGCCTCGCTCGTGGCGCGGAA
Above is a genomic segment from Streptomyces marincola containing:
- the guaB gene encoding IMP dehydrogenase, which translates into the protein MTDYAGEVPEKFAALGLTFDDVLLLPGAANMEPGDIDTSSRVSRNVRVRVPLLSAAMDRVTEARMAIAMARQGGVGVLHRNLSVEEQAAQVDRVKRSEAGMVTDPITIRPDATLREADELCGRFRISGVPVTDAGGRLLGIVTNRDMAFEPDRSRQVREVMTPMPLVTGKVGISGPDAMELLRRHKIEKLPLVDGEGLLKGLITVKDFVKAEQYPNAAKDAEGRLIVGAAVGVAGDAYDRAQALIEAGVDFIVVDTAHGHSRLVPDMAAKIKSNHGDVDVVAGNVATRDGAQALVDAGVDGIKVGVGPGSICTTRVVAGIGVPQVTAIYEASLAAREAGIPVIGDGGLQYSGDIAKALVAGADTVMLGSLLAGCEESPGELLFINGKQFKSYRGMGSLGAMQSRGERRSYSKDRYFQNEVSDDDKLIPEGVEGQVPYRGPLASVVHQLVGGLHQSMYYLGGRTVPEIKEHGRFVRITSAGLKESHPHDIQMTTEAPNYSRR
- a CDS encoding response regulator transcription factor encodes the protein MTSVLVCDDSPLAREALRRAVATVPGVERVTTAANGEEVLRRWGADRSDLILMDVRMPGLGGVETVRRLLSADPGARIIMLTVAEDLDGVALAVAAGARGYLHKDASRAELRATVTQALADPTWRLAPRRLRSSDMGAAPTLTAREIQVLEGMSHGRSNAEIGRELFLSEDTVKTHARRLFKKLGASDRAHAVALGFRWGLVR
- a CDS encoding GuaB3 family IMP dehydrogenase-related protein — translated: MTEIEIGRGKRGRRAYAFDDIAVVPSRRTRDPKEVSIAWQIDAYRFELPFLAAPMDSVVSPATAIRIGESGGLGVLNLEGLWTRYEDPEPLLDEITELEESAANRRLQEIYAAPIQEELIFRRIREVREAGVVTAAALSPQRTAQFSKAVLDAGVDIFVIRGTTVSAEHVSSAAEPLNLKQFIYELDVPVIVGGCATYTAALHLMRTGAAGVLVGFGGGAAHTTRNVLGIQVPMATAVADVAAARRDYMDESGGRYVHVIADGGVGWSGDLPKAIACGADAVMMGSPLARASDAPGRGHHWGMEAVHEDVPRGKKVHLGTVGTTEEILTGPSQIPDGSMNFFGALRRAMATTGYSELKEFQRVEVTIAESR
- a CDS encoding WhiB family transcriptional regulator, producing MADFSRLPGPNADLWDWQLLAACRGVDSSLFFHPEGERGAARSSREEAAKEVCMRCPVRAECAAHALSVREPYGVWGGLTEDEREELLGRARRDLVDAGARRARP
- a CDS encoding nucleotide sugar dehydrogenase, which encodes MPADLAVLDLGPLGLPAARAATAAGIGTVGFLADPGAATELNAGRPPAGSPLAAADLRRMLAAGFRATSEAAVLGRVRTALICAPTPPGAGRAPDLGAVRAAAGALAPVLRPRTLVVVESAVHPGTTQDIVRPLLERGSGLRAGHDFHLAHAPGRLDPGSRTFHYANVPRVIGGLTPACTEAAAAFYGRLTDKVVRARGLREAEAVKLLETNFRHVNIALVNEMAVLCHELNIDLWDVVRCAETKPFGFLAFRPGPGAGGHAAPGDPGGRLRLVDVARQVNERMPRYVTERAAALLNEHGKSVRGAHVLLLGVTYRPDLPDLTGSPAGEIASRLLGLGARLTFHDPFTAEWRVAGRPVARADSLHDAVAAADLTLLLQHHGTYDLQGLATKAQLLFDTRGATPAGAAHRL
- a CDS encoding alkaline phosphatase PhoX, with the protein product MSADEHVTASGGTPGLSRRAFVGRSALGTGVALTGSVGVLASAPGALAGGPGRPGGGAGYGPLVPDPEGVLSLPEGFRYRVLTRTGGTRLTTGEYTPGNHDGTGTFEGPRGTVLLVVNHEMDGPRSEWEHPVPLTEGLVYDPAAPGGCTVVEVDPHGRVTEWVGIAGTSNNCAGGTMPWGTWLTCEENSDLAGENGMTRDHGYVFEVDPRSRSAGRGPRPIKALGRFDHEAVVVDPRRGHLYLTEDADEPNGLFYRWTPPDGFRHGRGRLGRLADEDGAFEAFRCFDDRGRFVDDLSRVTEPGTVLGVDWVPVPDRDARDTPVREQFGPGRVTRGRKLEGMWWGDGGAYFVSSYARDESPGEPHDGQVWFYDPRRRTATLKVRFGVNPRPLGGRRPDGPDNITVSPYGGLVIAEDGEGLQHLFGTDPHGGTFALARNEVNIGTREEPEYSEFAGVTFSPDGNTLYASIQEPGILLAITGPWRRR
- the shbA gene encoding RNA polymerase sigma factor ShbA, which translates into the protein MRDDEATAIGTLVHRAAEGDAQATHDLLAHVHPLALRYCRMRLARLPGEARHFVDDLAQEVCLAVLCALPRYRDTGRPFDAFVVAIAQHKVADLQRAALRGPGSTAVPSDEMPERPDDSLGPEERALLSSDAEWARTLLASLPAHLRELVLLRVAIGLTAEETGQKLGMSPGAVRVAQHRALSRLRALAGR